The Arabidopsis thaliana chromosome 5, partial sequence genomic interval TAAGTTTAGTGTAATTTGTTGGATCGATATATACATCGAGAAACAAACCTTGATCGATTTTGGATCTGTGAATCATCATCACTGAGTCTGAACAACGTTAACGGATCTCCCTTTTCCACTAAGTGGCGAACAAGGCAAATTCTGACGCGAGATCAGGAACAGATTAAAACGACGTGGACGAAGATATCGTCGATCCTCTGGATTCGTCACTTTGTCTTCAACAAGAACACAGAGATCCTCTTCCCTAATCTTCAATACCTGGTTATGTACTTTCTCTTTAGCCGTGATCCAACGTCCGACGGATCTCGGAGACTCTGTCTCAGCTTCCGATGATCCGCTACTCTCTGTTTCAACTTCCTCAACCATCTTCCTAGCTA includes:
- a CDS encoding uncharacterized protein (unknown protein; FUNCTIONS IN: molecular_function unknown; INVOLVED IN: biological_process unknown; LOCATED IN: chloroplast; EXPRESSED IN: 17 plant structures; EXPRESSED DURING: LP.04 four leaves visible, 4 anthesis, petal differentiation and expansion stage, E expanded cotyledon stage, D bilateral stage; Has 7 Blast hits to 7 proteins in 3 species: Archae - 0; Bacteria - 0; Metazoa - 0; Fungi - 0; Plants - 7; Viruses - 0; Other Eukaryotes - 0 (source: NCBI BLink).), which encodes MMTMGGREAESWPEMEAIARKMVEEVETESSGSSEAETESPRSVGRWITAKEKVHNQVLKIREEDLCVLVEDKVTNPEDRRYLRPRRFNLFLISRQNLPCSPLSGKGRSVNVVQTQ